The window GCGTAATCGAGCGCCGAACCGTCCCAATGGGTCATGCGCCCGCCGGCCTCCTCCAGGATGACGAGGGGCGCGGCCGTGTCCCAGTGGTGGACGGGGTGGTGGTTCAAATACAAGTCGGCCAATCCCCGGACGATGTAACCGACTTTCACGCCCACGCTGTTGATGGGGTGCAGGAACCGCACCCGCAGGGCGCGCTCGACATTTTGCCGCATCTCCGGTGGGAATCCCGTCGACGTGATCAAGGGCATGGCGTTCCACTCGTTGCGCGCGGACACCCGCAAAGGGATCCATTCGCCGCGGGCCCATTCCCGGGCACCGGCCCCGCGCGCGGCCGCGAACAATCGCTGATTGAGAGGATCGAAGACCACCCCCAGGACCGGGCGGCCCGCCTCCAACAAACCGACCATCACGCTGAATCCCGGCGCGCCCTTGGCGTAGGCCCGTGTGCCGTCGAGGGGATCCACCAACCAGGTCA of the Elusimicrobiota bacterium genome contains:
- a CDS encoding 3'(2'),5'-bisphosphate nucleotidase CysQ, whose translation is MRPPYAAPVAPVTFEDRLPAVCELVAAAGRRVMELFRLPLVAARKEDNSLVTNADHAANEILTTGLRGAFPGDMILSEETGLEGPAGAALTWLVDPLDGTRAYAKGAPGFSVMVGLLEAGRPVLGVVFDPLNQRLFAAARGAGAREWARGEWIPLRVSARNEWNAMPLITSTGFPPEMRQNVERALRVRFLHPINSVGVKVGYIVRGLADLYLNHHPVHHWDTAAPLVILEEAGGRMTHWDGSALDYADPRRLHTQPPIASNGARHEDLVRALAALPVP